The following coding sequences are from one Arachis hypogaea cultivar Tifrunner chromosome 7, arahy.Tifrunner.gnm2.J5K5, whole genome shotgun sequence window:
- the LOC112702316 gene encoding amino acid transporter AVT6C, producing MSPVAGARVPLLPATKLVAEVPPATVSGAVFNVATSVIGAGIMSVPATMKVLGVVPAFLMIFVTAILAEISVEFLMRFTHSGETTTYAGVMREAFGSLGAVAAQVGVIITNLGCLIMYLIIIGDVVSGKQGEGEVHLGILQQWFGIQWWNSREFALLIVLIFVMLPLVMFRRVESLKFSSAISTFLAVAFVGICSVMAIIAIVQGHTQMPRFFPQLDQNTSFFDLFTAVPVIVTAYTFHFNVHPIGFELEKPSDMTKAVRIALLLCAGIYFAIGLFGYLLFGDSIESDILINFDQNATGSAVGSLLNTLVRLSYAFHVMLVFPLLNFSLRANIDEFLFPKKPLLSTDNKRFLTITLALLVSSYVFAIALPDIWYFFQFLGSTSAVCLAFIFPASIVLRDAPGIATKRDKMIALIMVIVAAVTSVIAISTNICNYFGSSSS from the exons ATGTCCCCGGTGGCCGGAGCACGCGTCCCACTCTTGCCAGCTACTAAGCTGGTGGCGGAGGTGCCTCCGGCGACGGTATCCGGTGCCGTGTTCAACGTGGCGACGAGCGTAATTGGCGCGGGAATTATGTCAGTTCCGGCGACGATGAAGGTGCTGGGAGTAGTTCCGGCGTTCTTGATGATATTTGTAACGGCGATTCTGGCGGAGATATCAGTGGAGTTTCTGATGAGGTTCACGCATTCCGGGGAAACGACGACGTATGCCGGCGTGATGAGGGAGGCGTTTGGTTCGTTAGGAGCAGTTGCTGCACAAGTTGGTGTTATAATCACTAACCTTGGATGCTTAATTATGTACCTAATTATTATCG GTGATGTTGTTTCTGGGAAGCAAGGAGAAGGAGAAGTACACTTGGGAATCTTGCAGCAATGGTTTGGAATTCAATGGTGGAATTCTCGTGAATTTGCACTCCTTATTGTCTTGATTTTTGTTATGCTTCCCTTGGTCATGTTCCGTCGCGTAG AGTCGTTGAAATTCAGCTCTGCAATATCAACGTTTCTTGCTGTGGCATTTGTTGGAATATGTTCGGTTATGGCTATTATTGCTATTGTGCAAGGACACACACAAATGCCTAGATTTTTTCCTCAATTGGATCAAAATACTTCTTTCTTTGATCTCTTCACAGCTGTTCCTGTCATTGTCACAGCCTACACTTTCCATTTCAATG TGCATCCAATTGGTTTTGAGCTTGAGAAGCCATCAGACATGACGAAAGCGGTTAGAATAGCATTGTTGCTGTGTGCCGGAATATACTTTGCAATAGGGCTATTTGGGTACCTGTTGTTTGGAGATTCAATAGAATCAGACATTCTCATAAACTTTGATCAGAATGCTACTGGTTCTGCTGTTGGTTCATTGCTTAACACATTGGTCCGTTTGAGCTATGCTTTCCATGTGATGTTGGTGTTCCCTTTGCTCAACTTCTCATTGAGAGCCAACATTGATGAGTTCCTGTTCCCCAAGAAGCCTCTTCTTTCCACAGACAACAAGAGATTTCTTACCATTACTCTCGCATTGTTGGTGTCTAGCTATGTTTTTGCTATAGCACTTCCAGATATTTGgtacttctttcaatttcttggaTCAACTTCTGCTGTCTGCCTTGCCTTCATCTTCCCTGCTTCAATTGTTTTAAG AGATGCTCCTGGTATAGCAACAAAGAGGGACAAAATGATAGCACTAATTATGGTTATAGTAGCTGCAGTAACAAGTGTGATTGCCATCTCCACCAACATATGCAATTATTTCGGTAGCAGTAGTTCATGA